In the genome of Aequorivita sp. H23M31, the window GTCTTCACAATTATTGCACTAATTATTCAATTTGATATTCTATACGAATTTGTTCTTGAACGAATACCAACCTATGCTCTCTATATTCTGTTACTGGGAATACTTGTGATCGGTATTCTAATTCCGGCATACATTGTTTTCTCTCAATCTAATATTAATAGAAAGCTCAAAGACTTTATTATTGGATTAAAAGAAGGTATTTTCAGTATTTTAACAATGCGCCGCAAGGCTTCGTTCTTTGCACAATCCCTAATTATTTGGTCTCTTTACTTACTTTCTTTTTATACTGCCCTACAATCTTTACCCGAAACTTCCGTTATCCCCATTGGTACAGCTATTATTGCATTCGTAGTGGGCAGTTTCACCATCGCTTTCACAAATAGTGGTTTTGGAACTTATCCCGCTGCAATGGCTGGTATATTGACGATTTTTGGAATAGTCAAAACCGCTGGGGTTGCTTTTGGATGGATTGTATGGGTCTCAAATATCTCCTCCATTATCCTTTTTGGCATAATATCCCTAGTGCTCTTACCTGTATATAATAAGCCCACAAATAGGACCTAGTGATTTATTTTTCATAAAATATTATGAAATAATAAATTTTACTATATTTAAACAATAAAAAGTCAACCGAACATGAAAAACATTATGTTATTCGGATTTATTTGTCTTATAAGTCAGATTTCCATTTCTCAGGTTATTTATGATCAAATTAAATCCGATAAGTTAGGTACAACCCGTAAATTAAAAATTCAGCTCCCAAGAAATTATGAAACCAATAAAGATAAAACCTATCCAATAATTTTAGTACTGGATGCAGATTACCTTTTTGAACCAGTGGCAGGAATTGTAGATTACTCCAGTTATTGGGAAGATATGCCGGAAGCTATTGTAGTTGGTGTTATGCAAGGAAATAGCCGTTACGAAGACTGTTCCTATGACTCCAACACATATTTCCCATCCGGACAAGGAGAAAATTTTTTCGAATTTCTTGGCCTGGAGCTTATGCCTTACATCGACAAAAAATATCGTACAGCTAAATTTATTGTAGGCATTGGTCATGATTTCACTGCCAATTTCCTAAATTATTACTTATTTAAAAGTCCCCCTTTATTGAACGGTTATATTGTTCTAAGTCCTGATCTGGCACCTCAAATGCAAGAGAGATTGGCGGAAAGAATTCCCACTATTCAGGAAAAAATATTTTATTATCTTGCAACTGGGAGCGACGATCTAAAGGGATTGCACACGGCTGCAGAAAGCTTAAACCTTAAACTTAAAGGTATAAAAAGCAATTCCTTCCATTATTCCTATGACAATTTTGAAGGAGCTACCCATTATTCTTTGGTCGCTAAAGCCATACCCTTTGCGCTGGATAAAATATTTTCTGTTTATAGACCGATTACCCAAGAAGAATTCGCAGATGTTCTACTAAAAGACGATACTCATATTGTGGATTATTTGGAGAATAAATATGACGCCATAGAAAATCTTTTCGGCTTGACCGATAAAATACGAGTGTCAGATTTTCTGGCAACTGCCACGGCTGCAGAGAAAAGAAAAAAATGGGACGCCTTGAGAGAAATTGCAGAGTTGGCAAAAAAACAATATCCCAATAACGTTTTGGGTGATTATTTTCTTGGTCGTTATTATGAGGCTACCGGCAATCCAAAAAAGGCCATGCGCAGTTACCAAAACGGATTTGACAAAGAGGATGTCGATTATATTACTGTCGATAAAATGCTGGACCGGGCCGCCGAGATTAAAAAAGATTTCGGCTATTAACTTCAAAGTATTATAGATCCTCTTTCTCCATTATTTTCTTTACTTTTAATTCGCCTTGTTTTTTAACTTCTTCCAACTATCTTGGGATTTTCGGTAAAGACAATAGAAAAAAAATTAAGAAGCGACTTCTTTCAAAAGAACATGTAATTTTGCATTACAAAGATTCTTTAAACAGATCCATTGGCTAAAACTAAAACTACCTTTTTCTGCCAAAACTGTGGCGCTCAATTTTCAAAATGGCAGGGTCAATGCAGCTCGTGTAAGGAATGGAATACAATTGCAGAGGAAGTACTACAAAAGCCTGAAAAAGTAAGTTGGAAAACGCTGGATCCATCACCATCAAGCAGACGCATTTCAAAACCACAAAAGATATCGGAAATTTCTTCCCAAGCTGAAACACGGCTCAATACGCAAAATCATGAATTAAATAGAGTCCTGGGCGGTGGACTGGTACCTGGGTCATTAACTCTTTTGGGCGGAGAGCCAGGAATTGGAAAAAGTACTTTAATGCTCCAGATAGCCCTTCAACTTCCTTATAAAACATTATATATTTCCGGTGAAGAAAGCGCACAGCAAATAAAAATGCGGGCGGAGCGAATTCAACCAATCTCTGAGAATTGTTACATTCTCACGGAAACTAAAACCCAAAATATTTTTCGAGTAATAGAAGAACTTGAACCTGATATTGTAGTGGTAGATTCTATACAGACTCTTCATACGGATTCTATCGAGAGTACTGCAGGAAGTATTTCACAAATAAGAGAAACTGCTGCAGAGTTGATAAAATTTGCTAAGGAAACCGCTACTCCTGTCATCTTAATAGGGCATATTACCAAAGATGGGAATATAGCAGGTCCAAAAATTTTGGAGCATATGGTAGATACGGTTTTGCAGTTTGAAGGAGACCGAAACCATATATACCGAATTTTACGAGCCAATAAAAATAGATTTGGTAGCACCAATGAACTTGGCATTTACGAGATGCAAGGAAGTGGGCTTCGTGAAGTTTCCAACCCCTCAGAAATTCTGATCTCAAAAAATGAGGAGGACTTAAGTGGCACGGCAATATCAGCGACCTTGGAAGGAATGCGCCCGCTAATGATAGAAATCCAGGCACTGGTAAGTACAGCGGTTTACGGAACGCCCCAACGTAGTGCAACTGGCTACAATGCCAAAAGACTCAATATGATATTAGCCGTATTAGAAAAACGTGCTGGTTTCAAATTAGGGGCAAAGGATGTGTTTTTAAATATTACCGGTGGAATAACTGTGGACGATCCTGCAATCGATTTGGCAGTAGTAGCAGCGGTACTATCCTCAAATATAGATATCGCCATAGACAAACGGATGTGTTTTGCAGCGGAAGTGGGATTGGCCGGAGAAATAAGACCGGTTACCCGAGTTGATCAAAGAATCCTAGAGGCGGAAAAATTAGGATTTACTTCTATTATAATTTCCAAATATTGTAAAGTTCCCGGAACTTATGGAATAAACATTATAAAAGTAGCCAAAGTACATGATGTTGTACGTCATCTATTTGGATAATCAAGCATTCTTTTTAACACGTTCCAATCTATAGAAATCTTTTCTTCTATCTTTCAGGTTGCGTACTGCTCCAAATGTGTGTAATTCCCGAAGCAGGTCAATATCGACGTCTGCAACCAAAATCATTTCAGTATTCGGCGTGGCTTCCGCTTTTATGCCATTATTCGGAAATGAAAAATCACAAGGTGTAAATACCGCCGACTGTGCATATTGAATGTCCATATTATGCACCTTGGGAAGATTCCCAACACTTCCCGCAATGGCAACATAACATTCATTTTCCACAGCTCTTGCTTGAGCGCATAAGCGAACTCGTGAATAACCATTTTGGGTATCGGTAAGAAATGGGACAAATAGTATATCCATTCCTTCATCAGAAAGTAGTCGAGAAAGTTCGGGGAACTCTACGTCATAACAAATAAGAACTCCAATCTTACCGCAATCGGTATTAAAAGTTTTCAGGGCATTTCCATTAAGCATACCCCATACTCTCTCTTCATCCGGGGTAACGTGAATTTTTTCAAACCGCTCCACACTTCCGTCCCGACGACAGAGGTAACCTACATTATACAGTTTGCCGCGTACAATTTCCGGCATACTTCCCGTAATGATATTTATATTATATGAAATGGAAAGTTGGGACATGCGCTCTGTAATTTCTTTGGTATGCTGGGCGAGCTCACGAATAGCGTCTGCCTCACTCATATGGTTGTATTCGGCCATAAGCGGGGCATTAAAAAATTCCGGAAACATGGCAAAATCACAGCGATAACCAGCGACACTATCTATAAAATATTCTGCTTGATGCATCAAATCCTCCATTCCGGCATAGCTACGCATTTGCCATTGGATCAATCCAAGACGCACCACACTCTTTATTGCTGTAGGTTTAGGTTTTTTTACGGGTTTGGTATAATAAATATTATCCCATTCCATCAAAACCGCGAACTCCCCAGAGGCTCTATCTCCCTCCAAATAACCTTTCAGAACCCGAACAGGATGAAAATCATTTGAAATTTGAAAGTTAAGCACAGGATCATCAATCTGTTTGCGCTTTACCTTCTCTATATATTGTTTAGGAGAAAGCTTATCGGAATACAAATGGTAGTTTGGCATTCTTCCACCGAAAACGATGCTCTTTAGATTAAGATTCTCGCAAAGTTCTTTCCTATAATCATATAACCTTCGTCCGAGCCTTAACCCCCTAAAATCTGGTCGAATGAAAACGTCTATTCCATAAAGTACATCACCCTCCGGGTCATGAACCTCGAAATTAGGATCTTCAGTTACATCCTTATAGGTATGTTTTTCCCCCAATTCATCAAAGTCCACGATAATTGAAAGCGCACAACCGGCAATTTCGCCGTCTGCCATTATCAATACCTGCCCCTCTGGAAAAATCTCAATAAGATTCCCAATCTCGTTCATCTTCCAATAGCTATTCGGCATACCTCCATAAGACTGGATAGTGGCTTTTTTTAAAGCCTTATAGTCTTTTAGAGTCAAAAATTTGAGCTCTATATTTTCAATTTTCTTCGGATCCATATAATTTGGGAATCAATCTTTATTTGAAAATCCTTTTATCAAAAGGAAATTCTACAATTTCAATAATCTTAAGCTTGTTTGCCTCTGGATGTCTCAGGTTTACCAAATAATTACAATTACCCTTGACCAAAGTAGAGGGAATCTTTAATAGAGAACTTACTGCACTTTTGACAAATAGATCCCCTACTAGTTGGGTACTTGTTACAGGAGGATTGACATTCCAGTTTTCATCCAACTTATCATCATCCAAAACTGTATTAATCTAAAATTCTACATATCAAGCAAATAGGCGAATATTAATGGTGCAACAATTGTGGCGTCACTTTCTATAATAAATTTTGGAGTATCTATATCCAATTTTCCCCAGGTAATTTTTTCATTTGGCACTGCTCCAGAATAACTACCAAAACTGGTTGTTGAATCGCTAATTTGGCAGAAATAGCTCCAAAACGGAGTATCCGTGCGCTCAAGATCCTGATAAAGCATAGGCACAACGCAGATTGGGAAATCTCCCGAAATACCACCACCTATTTGGAAGAATCCAATTCCATTTTTCGAATTTTCTGTATACCAATCCGCAAGGAATGTCATATATTCAATACCACTTTTCATTGTGGAGGCTTTTAATTCTCCCTTAACTACGTAGCTGGCAAAAATATTGCCCATGGTACTATCTTCCCAACCCGGACAAATGATTGGAAGATTTTTTTCAGCCGCAGCATACATCCAGGAGTCCTTTAGATCAATTTCATAATGTTCCTCCATTACTCCGCTTAAAAGTAACTTGTACATATATTCATGCGGAAGATAACGCTCACCTTTTGCTTCAGCCTCCTTCCATATTTTTACGATATGCTTCTGTATTCTTCGGAAAGCTTCTTCCTCAGGAATACAAGTATCCGTAACGCGGTTTAAACCTTTTTCAAGCAAATCCCATTCATCCTGTGGAGTTAAATCCCTATAATGGGGTACACGTTTATAATGGGTATGGGCTACTAGATTCATAATATCTTCTTCCAAGTTCGCACCTGTACATGAAATTATTTGAACCTTATCCTGGCGGATCATTTCAGCGAAAATCTTACCGATTTCGGCAGTACTCATTGCACCCGCCATAGAAACCAGCATTTTGGAACCTTTTTGAAGTTGCGCCTCATATCCTTTTGCAGCATCGACTAGTGCCGCAGAGTTGAAGTGTAAATAATATTTTTCAATAAATTGGGAGATTGCTCCTTTGTTAGTACTCATCTTCTTCCGTATTAAATTTTGAATTTGCTTTTCTTCCTTCTAAGGTTGACGAGTTGAAATTGCTCTCATATTCATCCCCTTCCTCAGTACCCGCGAATTTATAGGTCAACATTTTATAATATAATTTTGCCGAAACAAAATCGGAAGCTTTTTCCATTTCATTGGGACAAAGCTCAACTATATCAAATCCTACCACATTTCTCTCCTCAAAAACTTGTTTAAGGAAATCGAGGGTTTCATACCAAAATAACCCTCCAGGTTCAGGTGTTCCCGTAGAAGGCAGAATTGAAGGATCGAATGCATCTAGATCGAATGTAATAAAAACATTCTCACCCAAAGATTCGATAACTTTATCTATCCAGTATTCGTCTTTTGCCATATCGTGGGCAAAAAACACTTTTTCCTCATCCATTACTAGATTTTCAGAAACGTCCATGCTTCTTATTCCCACCTGCACGAGATTGGTATTTTGGCTGGCTTCGTAAACCGCACAGGCATGGTTGCACTTTGTTCCTTCATATTCCTTTCTTAAATCTGCGTGAGCGTCAATGTGAAGAACGGTAAGATCGTCGAAACATTCATTGAAAGCACGAATAGAACCTATGGAAATACTGTGCTCTCCACCAAAAAGAGTGACAAATTTGTTACGTTTAATAAAATCTTTAGTAATCTTATGGACTTCGGCCACCATAGCTTCCGGAGACGAATTTTCAGTTATGGCATCTGCCAAATATACGCCCTGTTTGTAAACCTCAGTTCGCGTTTCAATGTCGTAAAGCTCCATATTCTCGGAGGCATCCAAAAAGGCTTCGGGTCCTTTGTCGGCCCCTTTTTGCCAAGTGCTGGTTCCATCGTAAGGAACCGGTATCAATACAATTTTTGAAGTTTCTAGGGCCGCATATTTTTGCGGGATTCCTGCGTACGTCTTAGTGCTCATAACCTAAAATGTTTAGCAATTGCTCGCTTGTTTGTTGTTCTGAAAAAAGTTTGGTTGTAATTTTATTATTTTTATCTCTATCGATCAAAATATGTTTTGGCTGCGGAATCAAACAGTGTTGAAGTCCACCAAAGCCTCCGATACTTTCTTGATAAGCACCGGTATTAAAAAAGCCAATATACAGTGGTTTCTCTTTTTTAAATTTGGGTAAATAAATAGCGGCCATATTCTGCTCACTATTGTAATAATCATCGCTGTCACAGGTTAATCCACCTAAAAGAACGCGTTCATATTCATCGTTCCAACGGTTAATGGGAAGCATAATAAACTTTTTACTAATTGCCCACGTATCGGGCAAGGTAGTAATAAACGAAGAGTTAATCATATTCCACTTTTCTCTATCGTTCTGCTGCTTCTGATAAAGAATTTCATAAATGGCGCCACCACTTTCTCCAACAGTAAAGCTTCCAAATTCAGTAAAAATATGGGGAACCGGCACATCTGCCTCTGCACAGGTTATACTTATTTGGTTGATTATTTCGTCAACCATGTACTGGTAGTCATATTCAAAATGCAATGAATTCTTTATAGGAAAACCACCGCCAATATTTAAACTATCCAACGAAGGACAAATCTTTTTTAACCGAACATAAACCTTTAAACATTTCACCAATTCATTCCAATAATAGGCAGTATCACGGATCCCCGTGTTGATGAAAAAATGGAGCATTTTAAGATCCACTCGATCATTATTCTTTATTTGATCCTCGTAAAATGGGATGATATTTTTGTATCCAATCCCCAATCGGGAGGTATAGAACTCGAATTTTGGTTCCTCTTCTGAAGCAATTCGAATCCCCACGCTAAAATGGTTTTCGATATTGTCCGTCAGTAAATCGATCTCTTCGTAATTATCGATTATAGGAATACAGTTATCGTGGCCGTTGTTTATTAACCGTGCAATATTCTTAATATATTGATCCCGCTTGAATCCATTACAGATTACATAGGTTTGGTCGGTAATCTTTCCAGTGGCTTTAAGGCTTTCAACAATATCAATATCAAAAGCCGATGAAGTTTCAATGTGGATATCATTTTTTAAAGCTTCATCAAGAACATGTTTAAAGTGGGAACTTTTGGTACAATAACAATAGCTGTACTTACTTTTGTAATTGTGTTTTTCAATTGCATTGTTAAACCATTGTTTCGCCAAATGGATATTCTCTGAAATTTTTGGTAAATAAGTGAATTTAAGGGGAGCCCCATATTTCTCCACCAATTCCATCATATCTACACCATGGAACTCAAGTCCATGGTCGCCCAAACGAAATTCTTCCTGTGGAAAATAATACGTTTGGTTTATTAGGTCTATATATTTAGTATTCATTCTATTGTTTTCGTTGAAAAGTGTAAATTAAAAAGCTCTGTTGAAAATTCCTCAAATGGGGAAGAGTATAACAAATAATTAACTTGAATTTAAATACGAATAGGCAAGGCTTTAAGAATGAAACTTCTGCCTTTTACCTGCAACCGGAAAGTTGATGGAAGAAAAAATGTGTTGTTCATTTAGAATTTTGTTTCTGAACCGAATTCAAAACCAACATTTTAAAATATATTATATATCTAATAATTTCTGTGCAAATGTGATAAAAATAATCCAATTATCTTTCAGTGTCCTATAACTTTTCACCGAAACCTAAAGCATACTGAAGAGGTTAAGTTCATTTTGGGTGAGATGCCTCCATCTCCCTCGTGGAAGATCCTTTTTTGTAAGCGGACCTAAAGTAACGCAATCCACTCGTACCACATCGTATTCCAGATTTTCAAAAATAGTGCGGATGATACTGTTGCCCGTATGTTTCATCTTTAGACCAATCTCGTTCTTAGGGGAATTGGTAACATAACTAATATCTTCAACGTGGATTTCCTTTCCATCAACCGTAAAGCCATCCCTTATCTTTTTAAGATGCTCCATTTTAAGGTTTTTATCCAACTCAATGTGAAAAAGCCGGGTAATTCCTTTTTTCATAAATTTTTGAACAAATTCGTCGTCATTGGTAAATAAAAGCAATCCTGTGGCATTTCTTCCCAAACGTCCAAAGGGTTTGATCTTGGCGGTAGTAGCATTGGCCACCAAATCCATTACCGTCATTCCCTTTGCGTTGCTGTCTGTTGTAGCAAATCCTTTAGGTTTGTTTAAAAGCACATAAGTATTTGGCTCAGGATTTAAGCGTCGTCCATCAAAGCGAACATCATCGCTTAATTGAACCTTATATCCCATCTCATTGACAACTTTACCATTTACCGTTACCAATCCTGTTGCAATATAGGTATCAGCTTCACGACGGGAACAGACCCCACTATTGGCAATATATTTGTTTAAGCGAATTCCATCCTGGGGATTGCTCCTTTTTACTTCCACCGCTGGTTTTTGGCGTCTTCCAATTTCCTTTCCGTCCTTATCGAACTTTAGTTTTGGCTTAGCTGAGGGTGATTTCGATTCTTTGGTTTTTGATGTACCTTCATTTTTTAAAGGCGCGTTACCACGAGCCATACTTTTCTTCCGTGCATTTTTTCCAGGCTTTTTGGAACCTCTTCCTCTATCAAAATTTTCTTCTGTGCTCATGGTTGCTTTTTTGGCAAAGGTAGGAAATGTAGCTTTAGTTTAGGGTTGCCCTAACCAATTTATAGCGAGACGTAAATAGAATTGAAATTATGGTTGAAATCCCCTGATAATTCCAATATTTCTTAAATCAAATGTAAATTAAACTTCCAATTCCCTTATATTTGATACTTTAGACATTCTAATTAAAAAATAAATCATGAAAATTTTTCGTCTTTTTTTTGTCAGTATTCTTTTACTCTCTCTTATTTCCTGTTCAAGCAGCGACGACAGCCCCTCTTTTGACGTCGTTGGAAGTTGGAAAATGACTCAAGGAACAATAGAACCCGGAACCTTTAATATGGATATGGGAGGAATTAGTGTTCCCATTGATATATCAGGCAATTTTGTGGAGATAGATGAAAACAATCGGATTAATTTTTTGTCGGACCACACCTTTACTTCACATTCAGGAACAATCGTTCTTGAAATTACCATGAATTTTATGGGAACATCGCAGACCGAGCGATTTGAAGAAAGCAATTTTTTTGGAGAAGGAACTTGGGAAATGAATGGAAATCAATTAAAGATAAAAAACAGCAACGGAACGACCATTCCATACCAACTAGAAAAAATTTCGGATAATGAAATAGAACTTTCAGGGAATGTCAAAGATATGGACATAGAGGAAGGCGGAGATGATCCGATGTTGGAAAGTTTGGATATTGTAGTAAAGATGAGGCTAAAAAGAGTTTAATAGATATCCAGTCGAAATCCATTTTTTAACTAAGGATCATATCCAGTATGGTTAGATAATCGGAGCGATTTGAAATGAAATCCATTTCTGTAATATCAATAATTTTTACTGTATCTGAGGGTTGCGATTTTATAAATTCCAAATAACCCGAATTTAGTTTCTCAAGGTATTCCTCAGGAATAGATTTCTCATAATCCCTGCCCCGCTTTTTAATATTTTCCAAAAGCCGATCCATGTTTTGGTATAAATACACATACACATCAGGACGCGGCAATTCCTTGTGCATTAATTGAAATAGCTTTCTATAAAGTACGAATTCTTCCTCGGGCAGGGTAATTCCGGCAAAAATTAAAGATTTATTGACGTCGTAATCGGCAATAACAGATTCTTTAAAAAGATCAAATTGGGTAATATCATCTACTAATTGTTGATAGCGGTCTGCTAAAAAGGACATTTCCAATGGAAAAGCGTATCGGGCAGCGTCTTTATAAAATTTCGGTAGAAAGGGGTTATCCTTAAAACGTTCCAAAATCAATTTTGAGTTGAAATCCTCTGCTATTTTGGTAGCCAAACTGGTTTTTCCTGCGCCAATATTTCCCTCGATGGCTATATATCGAAATTGTGAAATATTGTAATCTTGGATTGGATTTTTAAGCCATTTTTCCTGTTTAGAAATTTCACTTTCATCAGTATTTGCTTCTAACAAGTCCACAATGGTCCTTCCTAAACTTGGGTGGATAAAATTGGCGTCAATGTCAACCAGAGGTTGGAGCACAAATTTCCTATCTGTCATTCTAGGATGTGGAACAACAAGTTTTTCAGATGCTATTATCTGGTCATCAATAAAAATTATATCAATATCGATAGGTCTTGAGTTATATCCCGACGATTTTTTAGATTGCCTTCCTAAATGCTTTTCAATCTGAAGTACAGTTTTAAGAAGCTTTAAGGGTTTTAAGCTTGTGCGCATTAACATAGCACAGTTTAAAAAGGCCTCTCCGTCAAAGCCCATTGCCGGCGTTTCATAAATAGGTGAAATCTTTAAAATTGTTCCAACTTCCTGAAAAAGACAGTCCACTGCTTTTTGAAGATTGGAAAATCGATTACCCATATTGCTGCCCAGGGAAAGGTATATTTTATAGGGTTTTGGTTCGGTTTTCAAGTTTTAACATTTAAGACTAATTTAAGGAAAAGGAATAGACTTCCTCTTACATTTGCGCGCAGGAGCAAAAATATACCAAAAACGGCTTTTAAAAAGTAGTTTTTAAAAAGTATCGTAAGAGATTAGATTTAATTTATGAAAAAAGCATTAAAGATTATCGGGATCGTTTTCGGGATTTTAATTATCCTCTTGGTTACGGCACCTTTTCTTTTTAAGGGAAGTCTTGAAAAGATGCTCAAGCGGACCATTAATGAAAACCTTAATGCCACTGTAGAATGGGAAGATTTAGATTTGAGTCTATTCCGCAGTTTTCCAGATGCTTCTCTAAAATTGAGCAATTTTAGTGTAGTAAATAAAATCCCTTTTGAGGGCGACACTCTTGCCAGCGGAGAGTCTTTGAAATTGGATATGGGTATAATGCAACTATTTAAATCGAAGGATTTAAAAATAGATGCGGTACAACTTGATAAAGCCTTTATCAATATAAAGATTGATACTCTTGGAACAACCAATTATGACATTGCATTAAAGAATGAACCTGCCACTTCAGAAGAAGGTGAGGCAGGAGAAGTCTTTACTTTCGATTTAAAGAAATATGAAATCACCGATTCCCGCATTAATTATTTGGATGAGCAAAATAAAGTTTACCTAATCCTTACCGACGTTCAGCATAGTGGCCGTGGAGATCTATCTGAGGAAATCAGCAATTTGAATACCGAGACAAAAGCTTTTATTTCTTTTAAATATGATGACACCGAATATCTTACAAACAATAGAATTTCCCTGGATGCTATATTCAAACTGGATCTAAAGAACCAGAAATACGCTTTTCTGGAAAATGAAGCAAAAATCAATGATCTTCCTTTGACCTTTAATGGTTTTGTAAAAATAAACGAAACCAACAATCAAGTGGATCTGACCTTTAAGACACCATCATCGGATTTTAAAAACTTTCTTGCGGTCATTCCAGATGCCTATCTTAAACAAATAAGCGATGTAAAAACAACTGGCAACTTTACCGTTAATGGAATTTTAAAGGGAATTGTGGACGACACCCATATTCCAACCATGGATATAAAAGTAAGTAGTGATGACGCATCCTTTAAATATCCCGACTTACCCAAAACGGTGGATAAAATCACCATTGATGCCGAGTTGAAAAATGAAACAGGCCTCTTAAAGGATACCTATCTTAACATTCCAAAACTTACCTTCAGAATAGATGGGGAACCTTTCCGGATGAATGGGAATGTCAAAAACATGACTGAAAATCCTTTAGTTAACTTGGAAATGCAGGGAACATTAAATTTGGCAAATATTAAGCAAGTTCTTCCTTTGGAAATGGATCAGGACTTCAGCGGAATTTTCAAAGCTGATATTAACGCCCATTTTGATATGGAATCTGTAGAAAAAGAGCAGTATCAGAAAATGGATATAAGAGGAACTGCCAGCTTAACCAATTTTACTTATGACGCAGGTTTTAAAGATAAATTGAAAATTACAAATGCCAGTTTATCCCTCCATCCAGGAGCATTTACGTT includes:
- a CDS encoding alpha/beta hydrolase-fold protein: MKNIMLFGFICLISQISISQVIYDQIKSDKLGTTRKLKIQLPRNYETNKDKTYPIILVLDADYLFEPVAGIVDYSSYWEDMPEAIVVGVMQGNSRYEDCSYDSNTYFPSGQGENFFEFLGLELMPYIDKKYRTAKFIVGIGHDFTANFLNYYLFKSPPLLNGYIVLSPDLAPQMQERLAERIPTIQEKIFYYLATGSDDLKGLHTAAESLNLKLKGIKSNSFHYSYDNFEGATHYSLVAKAIPFALDKIFSVYRPITQEEFADVLLKDDTHIVDYLENKYDAIENLFGLTDKIRVSDFLATATAAEKRKKWDALREIAELAKKQYPNNVLGDYFLGRYYEATGNPKKAMRSYQNGFDKEDVDYITVDKMLDRAAEIKKDFGY
- a CDS encoding RES family NAD+ phosphorylase — encoded protein: MDDDKLDENWNVNPPVTSTQLVGDLFVKSAVSSLLKIPSTLVKGNCNYLVNLRHPEANKLKIIEIVEFPFDKRIFK
- the radA gene encoding DNA repair protein RadA: MAKTKTTFFCQNCGAQFSKWQGQCSSCKEWNTIAEEVLQKPEKVSWKTLDPSPSSRRISKPQKISEISSQAETRLNTQNHELNRVLGGGLVPGSLTLLGGEPGIGKSTLMLQIALQLPYKTLYISGEESAQQIKMRAERIQPISENCYILTETKTQNIFRVIEELEPDIVVVDSIQTLHTDSIESTAGSISQIRETAAELIKFAKETATPVILIGHITKDGNIAGPKILEHMVDTVLQFEGDRNHIYRILRANKNRFGSTNELGIYEMQGSGLREVSNPSEILISKNEEDLSGTAISATLEGMRPLMIEIQALVSTAVYGTPQRSATGYNAKRLNMILAVLEKRAGFKLGAKDVFLNITGGITVDDPAIDLAVVAAVLSSNIDIAIDKRMCFAAEVGLAGEIRPVTRVDQRILEAEKLGFTSIIISKYCKVPGTYGINIIKVAKVHDVVRHLFG
- the speB gene encoding agmatinase, producing MSTKTYAGIPQKYAALETSKIVLIPVPYDGTSTWQKGADKGPEAFLDASENMELYDIETRTEVYKQGVYLADAITENSSPEAMVAEVHKITKDFIKRNKFVTLFGGEHSISIGSIRAFNECFDDLTVLHIDAHADLRKEYEGTKCNHACAVYEASQNTNLVQVGIRSMDVSENLVMDEEKVFFAHDMAKDEYWIDKVIESLGENVFITFDLDAFDPSILPSTGTPEPGGLFWYETLDFLKQVFEERNVVGFDIVELCPNEMEKASDFVSAKLYYKMLTYKFAGTEEGDEYESNFNSSTLEGRKANSKFNTEEDEY
- a CDS encoding carbon-nitrogen hydrolase family protein, whose translation is MDPKKIENIELKFLTLKDYKALKKATIQSYGGMPNSYWKMNEIGNLIEIFPEGQVLIMADGEIAGCALSIIVDFDELGEKHTYKDVTEDPNFEVHDPEGDVLYGIDVFIRPDFRGLRLGRRLYDYRKELCENLNLKSIVFGGRMPNYHLYSDKLSPKQYIEKVKRKQIDDPVLNFQISNDFHPVRVLKGYLEGDRASGEFAVLMEWDNIYYTKPVKKPKPTAIKSVVRLGLIQWQMRSYAGMEDLMHQAEYFIDSVAGYRCDFAMFPEFFNAPLMAEYNHMSEADAIRELAQHTKEITERMSQLSISYNINIITGSMPEIVRGKLYNVGYLCRRDGSVERFEKIHVTPDEERVWGMLNGNALKTFNTDCGKIGVLICYDVEFPELSRLLSDEGMDILFVPFLTDTQNGYSRVRLCAQARAVENECYVAIAGSVGNLPKVHNMDIQYAQSAVFTPCDFSFPNNGIKAEATPNTEMILVADVDIDLLRELHTFGAVRNLKDRRKDFYRLERVKKNA
- a CDS encoding lysylphosphatidylglycerol synthase transmembrane domain-containing protein — translated: MNRHLSKFLQITIPLGLGIFLIWYIYQSFTPTQLEQTKKYFSDANYGFVAISVVLSILSHIIRAHRWNLMLEPLGYKTKLVNNFMAISVAYLMNIFIPKSGEVSRAIVLDKYEDVPFQKGFGTIISERIVDLIFLLVFTIIALIIQFDILYEFVLERIPTYALYILLLGILVIGILIPAYIVFSQSNINRKLKDFIIGLKEGIFSILTMRRKASFFAQSLIIWSLYLLSFYTALQSLPETSVIPIGTAIIAFVVGSFTIAFTNSGFGTYPAAMAGILTIFGIVKTAGVAFGWIVWVSNISSIILFGIISLVLLPVYNKPTNRT
- a CDS encoding deoxyhypusine synthase family protein; the encoded protein is MSTNKGAISQFIEKYYLHFNSAALVDAAKGYEAQLQKGSKMLVSMAGAMSTAEIGKIFAEMIRQDKVQIISCTGANLEEDIMNLVAHTHYKRVPHYRDLTPQDEWDLLEKGLNRVTDTCIPEEEAFRRIQKHIVKIWKEAEAKGERYLPHEYMYKLLLSGVMEEHYEIDLKDSWMYAAAEKNLPIICPGWEDSTMGNIFASYVVKGELKASTMKSGIEYMTFLADWYTENSKNGIGFFQIGGGISGDFPICVVPMLYQDLERTDTPFWSYFCQISDSTTSFGSYSGAVPNEKITWGKLDIDTPKFIIESDATIVAPLIFAYLLDM